GGGCTTTGGAAACAAAATGTTCTCTTACAGAGCTGGACTGAAAAGCGGTCCTGAACCAGAGGTCCTCCCAGCCGGTTGACAAGTTCTGTTCTTAGAACTTGTCATCCTCAAACCCCGCTCTGAGGAGTCCGGCAGTGCTTTGTTACTGTTTCTCTTGTACATGCATTGGAGCAAGAGCTGTTTGAAGTCCTTTGCTGAGCACCCAGAGGTTGCGTGCTCTGTCTGTGGTAGCGTGCAGCTAGCACAGTGCAGCCccgctctctcctcccctctcctcggTCAGCAAACAAAATGAGGCTAGAAAACCACCTTTCTGAGCCCACCTGTCACCTGAAGCCCCACACTGTGGTTTAACCtctcccatccattcatccatccatccatccatccaacaaatatttacagagcaGCTATTGTGTACAGGAGCCTGAGCCAatgctaattaaaaaaagaaatgggcaacATAACTCCAAAAGCTTGGCTCTGTCTTTCTGCCTAAGGGCCACCACGGAAAGCCAAGCCTGTCACTGCTCTCTCGGCTCAGGACTCTGATCAGAGTGctggaaagaaaaatgtgagtCAGGTATGTCGACCATTCTCTGCCTGCTGTAAAGGTTACTCAGCACTCGAAGTCAGGGTGATGGTGAACCTCTGGTCCCCACTGACGAGGTCATTAACCTCATGACAGCCCCGTGCTCGGTGGTATTACTCTGATTCTTCAGACCTGAACACTGAGACTTGGATACCTTTAATGGCTGCTCAGAGTCTTACAGGCTGTGAGTGGCAGAGCCTGTAGCCAGCCAAGCCACACCTACTGCCATTCACTTCCCACACTATTCACTTCCCACACAGCACAGCTTCCAGGAGCCGGCTGCCGGTCACCTTGGGTTAATGGCTGGCCCCCATCCTGGAAGTCTGTTGACTTAAGTAGATGTTTGAAGAACTTCAAGATCTCCAGTGGAGAACTTTTAGGAAGAAAGGTTTACTGTTCTATCTGCCTCTCTAGATGGACCCTACTGAAATGGATTAATTTTAGCAAGTGAGGAATTCTGTTCACGCTCCTCCTGGATTTCCATTAACCCTCCGAGTTATGGTCAAACAAAGGAGCCTGGCTAGAACTCCCTAAAGGACCCCTTCCCCTGGACAGCCACAGGAGTATGGTGGGTACATCCAAACCAGCCTGCGGAAAGCCTCATTAAAAGTTCAGCAGGTCATGCCCAGGGCTCCAGTGGCTAGGATCTCAGCAGGGCTCAGGATCTTAAGGAAGAGCTACATGACCTAAAAGTATTCTGAGAACAGAATCCTGGAGAAGCTCCAGTCCCTACCTGAACCTATGCCATCCCACTCCCTCTCCTGATCTGCTCGATGGGCACATGCTGGTCCCCTGCCAGCCCCAGAACTACTCTACCTGCCCCCTCTTTACCTTCGACTAATCCATCTCTGAGAGACCAAGCCTCCCTATGAGGCAGGTCTTTGCTCAGCCCTGAGAAGAAGGTGATTGGCTGGGTCTTCCAGGGCTTTGTGACCCGCCAGCCAGGCCCCTCCAGGCCCTCAGAACCCTTCATCCCTGCCTGCACATACTGTCTCCATGCAAGCCCAGAATAACCTGGATGTGTGATCCAAGGGGGCCTGGGGTAGCAATTTTGCAGATTGTCTAAACAGATGACTTCAGCCCCCCTGGGCCTGGCGAGAAAGAGGTAGTCCAGTGACAATGGGGCATAGCCCCATGTCAGGAGCAGGAAACGTTTTGTCAGGCTCCGCAGAGTCCTTTCTCCGCTGATCCCCCAGCATCTGTTCCAGTTCTCCTGGCCGGTAGGATGGCTTATACAAAGCAGAATCTATGGGAGATCTGGAGCTGGGAAGGTATCATGGGCACAAGCCTGCCTTCAGGAAGCTCAGGTGGCTCTTTCCATGTGGAAGGGGCAAGAAAAGCACAGTGTGTAGTCTGTCTCCCTCCTGGACTGGCATCGTGGACACCTGGGGCTGGATGTCGGGCACTTGCTTCTCAAACAAGCACCCTTGGATTCTTGCGATCTGCCCCAGTAATGCCAATAACATTTACCAgatacttactatgtgccaggctctgctcaGCACTGTATACAAGGCTCACTTAGTCCTTCAAACAGCTGTCTGAGGGGGAGGCTCTtactgttcccattttatagatgagaaaactgagggccAATGTCAAACAGCTAGGATTTGGTAGAGCCAGGATTAAAACCCAAATGGCCTGCCTATTGATCCAGGATTCTTAAGCAGTACCTTTTGGAGCCTGCTGGAAGTACGCCCAACAGCACTGCAGGAATGGAAATGCTGGTGCATCTTTCATGGCCATGctgggcagagggtggaggccTGGGAACTGCAGAAGAGTCTTCTAGGGACCAGGGAATTAGAGAAGACTGTGGGACCCTGAATCATCTTCAAGATATTTGTGGAAGATAGGTTTCCActgaagatttaaaaacaaaaagccaaaatTAGATTTAGTCTGGTGATAAGGTTCTTCAATATTAAATGTGAGATTTCAGAGTTATGCAGACTTATGATTTAGGAATACAAATGCTTAGATCGAAGTGCAGTCTCTGCGTATCTGCAAAGGAACTGGATGGTCTCTCGAAATTCGTCTGGCCACAGGATGTTGAGATTTAGTCATGATGACCATTGTCAAGGCCTTGGGCCACAGAATGACTGTCCATTCCACCTCTCCTGATGAGAGCTATAATAACCTTTCTATTGTCAGTAAATGCAACATGACCCTTATGATCCTAACTTAGCAAATGATTTAGCAAAATCGCCAGGTTAAACCTCCTCAGCCTTTCTTTCCCATGACTCCATACCTGGTAGCAGGAGTCAGACCCTGCAATGCGAGCTTTTCCCAAGGTCACATCCTCAGTCTAGTCCTGAGTCGGGTTTGCAAGTGCCCTAGAGGTTGACATGTCACAACCAAATCAGGGTGGTTTCTCCTGACAGTCACCATATTGCCAAAGATGACGGTATAAACATGGGGACTGGGTTGGAAAATCGCATTATTGTAACCCTTGGAACAGAGCCTGCCCCTTCTGGGTTGTTGTCTACCATTATCTCAGGGAAAGTGAAGCAGCCCTCAGACATGGGTATGTTAACTTTaaaagttttctcagactttctcTCCACTGTAATTGGAGGCAGCTGGCTTCGGGCCAGATACCTGGGTAAATgctttatatatacttttgtcACCAGAGCTGGTCTTGTTTGAGTGTAGGCTTGAGTCaatgctcaattaaaaaaaaaaaaagtcatcagaaGTTGGACCTGTTGATGAGTTTAACATGTGACTTTGGGGAATATGGAAATTGGTTTAGTTAGCTTAAGTCCAGAATCTCGGAGCAGACCCAGCCCTGTAAGCCACTGCAGCTGCTCCAGCTCTTCTTAGAGTTGGTCAGGAATAATCACTCCACTCAACCCCCTGCCCTGACACCACCAGCTTTGGACCCAACCAGGCTTCTTCTTTAGGGAACCAGATCAAATTTAGGGGCTTTCCTTTTCTAGTGGAGCTAGGGAGAGGGACTTGGGGGATGGGGAACCATTGAAAGGAGTCTCCTCAGGACCTGGGTGCCACCTGCTGGCCACGATTTAGTTGTTACTTACAGGGCCAAATCTAGGGGAAATTCAAAGGGCATCCTACCCTCCCTGTTGGAAGGGGTAAGAGAAATAGCTGCTTTTTTAGTGACCTTTGAGCAGACATGACAGAGAACCCTTGCAGAGACTTGTGGGTGCTTAGATGAGTTCTCCTgagcccagccagggcagagatAGTATCACCTGAAGAACCTGAGCCAGTCCTGAGTGGAGACAAGGGCTCTGTTCTCAGTATCAGAGGAGGACTGTGGTTCTAATGCCTGGTCTGGTTGTATACCAGAATAAGcagcagtattttttaaaaatccatatatacatataatatatgtgtgtattaatatatattatatattatagctATATGCATAACATTACctattatatatgaaaatatataatatagttatAGAGAATAGATGTAgttatacacatatgcacacacttgGGCTTCACGCCAGTCTATTGGAAAGTCTCTGCAGGAGAATGTGAGGTACCCTTCTGGCAAAAAACCTCTGGAGTGCATGGGGCAGGCTGTGTGTCATTCACTTTTGGTTCCAGACCAGACTTGATAAATGAGCAGAATAGGAAAAGGGAGTAGGCTTCCTTCAGGAACAATTTGCATATTAAACCTAGAGAAATATTATTTACTCCAGAACTACACACTGTTACAATTCTTGAGTACACAGTCCTCTgggctatcttttttttctccagttaTGATAAAGTCTAGTTATAAGAAATAGTTCCCTCATCCCTTAACAATGCAAGTCAGTGATAAACAGCGCTGACACTTGGCCTTCGCTGGGAGACTGGGGCTGGGGCCCCCCACCTGTCAGCCAGAGCAGGCGCCTCTCTGCTCAGCTCCAACTTAGGTTGCTGCGCAGGGGAACATAGGCCCAGGATTGCCAAAGGAAGCCAGAAATCCCAAATTGTTTGTGAAACATCCCAACTTTAAAATGTTGGGCACTGATTCAAAAATGTTTCCAGCACTGTGAGTGCTAAAGAATTCATCTGCAAATCTGGCCAATGGGTGTCTTCATTTATGACTGCTGATTGCATGGGTGTGAGTTGGGCAGTGAtgtggccagggctgcttttagATAGGTTCTGACTACAGTAGTGTCAGGGAGGGCCCCAGGGGAGACTGGAGGCTGGAAGCTTCCAGGAGGCTTCTGCTAGCCTTGGCGGGACATCTGCATAAACCCCAAGGTAGCAGGAGAGGCGGCGAAGAGCCCGTATTGGGAAGGCATAGTGGCAGGGTTTGATGAGACATGAGGATGAGGGAGAGGGGCTATCTAGGACAACCCCACAAGTATCTAACATGGCATTTGGGTAACTGGCGGTGACATCCACTGGGATAATGAATACAGGAACAGAAGTATGTTCTAAGGGAAGGTTTTGGACAAGTGGACTTTAGGTGCCCCTGGGTCAGCCAGCAGATCACAGGCCACAGGCCCCACAGGAGTATGGGATCTAAAGTCAGGCGAAGGTTAGTTGGCTTTCTAAAACACAAAGCTGGTTAGGATACTGTCTGCCTAAATACCTACAATGGCTTCCCATTGTCTAAACAGAAAGTCGAAACTCCCGGTCAACAAAACCCTTCACGACCCATCCCTGCCATCCTCACTATGCCATGCACCCGCACGGAACCTGCTCCCGGGCCCTGCTGAGCAACGCGCAGCCCTGGAATGAGCTATGTCTTTGTTCTTGCTGGTCCTTGGGCCTGCTGTGCCCTTCTACCCCACCGCTTTCTATGTTTGGAAAATTCCTACTCCTTTCCCGCTCAGCATGGCCACTTTTGAAGCTTTTGCTGATCCTGCCAAACAGAAGCGATCACTCCCTTCTTTGTGCCATCCCTGAACTTTGTAGTGCCCTACTGTGGGGACTTGCCTGTCTGTACACTCCTTAAAGGCAGAGACCACATCATGCGTGACTTTGTTGCACCAGTTCTTAGCACACCTCTAGCATACAGGAGACGCTCATTAAATGTTTAAAGGGTGAAAAGGTCCCCCTCTCCAGAACGTAACCTCAAAGCTGTCTGGAAGAAGGTGACTCTCATTTCCCCAATACTCCTGTTCTTCTTACAGCTAAAGAACAGCTGGAGTTGCTTGATGGTGggggagcagtggatagaacgtcaacctgggacgctcaggtcccatgttcaaaaccttgaggttgcctgacctgtggtggcgcagtgggataaagcgtcgacctggaacactgaggttgccggttcgaaaccttgagcttgcctggtcaaggcacatatgggagttgatgcttcctgctcctcccccttctctctctctctctctcccctctctctaaaaaacaaacaaacaaacaaacaaaaaccttgaggttgccgacATGAGTGCTCAGCGGCTTGAGCTCGGGCTTGCCgccttgagcgtggaatcattgagatgatcccatggttgctggcttgagcccaaggtctctgacttgagcaaagggtcactggcacagctagagccctccagttaaggcacatacaaggagcaatcaatgaataaagtgctgcaactatgagttggtgcttctcatctctcttcctctctctctctttcttaatacaacaacaaacaaacaaaaaaaccatggaCCCCTCTATGCTGACTTTGCCTCCTCCTTTCTTTGCAGCTGGGGTATGGCCGTCAATGTGTACTCCACATCTGTGACCAGTGAGAATCTGAGTCGCCATGATATGCTTGCGTGGGTCAACGACTCCCTGCACCTCAACTATACCAAGATAGAACAGCTCTGTTCAGGTAGGAGGCTGGGCACAGGGGAAGTGGGTCTTgctagagggaaaggaagggaaggtgggaggcAAAACAGCCTTTGCAGAGAATGTAACTTGTAATTAGGATTAAGGAGAGCTGCAGTCCTAACTCAGTCAGTGTTTGGAGTTGAAGGCAGGAACTCAGGATCTCCATGGACTGGGAAGAGCTGAGAGGCACAGGAAAGGGCAGAAGGGGGCGCGGGACAGTGTGGACAGGCAGTCAAGACAGAGGTTAAAAGCATGAGGTCCAGTCTAGCCACTCTAGGTCCAGATCTCAGCTCTTATTTTAGTGCAACCCTGGGGCAAGTCACTAcacctctctaggcctcagttttcccatctatagAATGGAGATAACATCCTCTGTCTCGCTAGGATTGCTGTTAGATTCAGTTACAGTATGTGCAGTGTTTGCTGTGGTACTGGCCCACAGGTGCATCAATAAACAGTAATTGCTCCTGTTCTTGGAACACTGCAGGGATTCTGGCTATGTCTCTCCTGCAAGTAGAGCTGGCCATGGCCCCAgaatgaggagagaggaggagatggagtaGTATGGGAGAGCGGGCCAGCAGAGGGCCCGGCTGAAGGGAAAGCAGGCAGCTAAGGGGGAGGAACAGCCTGGACCCGCAGTCAGCCATGCTTCCCCACAGGCGCAGCCTACTGCCAGTTCATGGACATGCTCTTCCCTGGCTGTGTGCACTTGAGGAAGGTGAAGTTCCAGGCCAAGCTAGAGCACGAATACATCCACAACTTCAAGGTGCTGCAAGCAGCTTTCAAGAAGATGGGTGTTGACAAAGTAGGTGCCTGTGCTCCCAGGGCCCCTGaagagctgtgtgaccctggggaaGAAGATGGCCCACCAACAGGGCAACAGGGCTGCTGGGGTCATTCCAGCAATCACACCTCTGTCCACCCCCCAACTCTCCAGGGGGAGTGTTCCCCCCAGCTCAAGGCACAGTGGAAAACCCTGTACTGCACATCCCATCCTGACGACATTCCTGTCCCCTCGTCTTCCCTGGACCCTGTCTATCCCAGCAGTTGAGGCTTGCTATACTGCTCCTATTAAGTTCCTTCTCTAGGGCCCAAGGACAGTCTGTTGCTCACTCTACTGCCTCAATGGCCCCAgacccctggctccagcagcccccacccacatggaggCAGCAGCGCCATGGGACTCCTCCCCACAGTTCCTCCTGTGCCTGGAGGAAAGCTGTCTCTGGACCCCCGCCTGGGGCCTGCAGCCGACCCATTTGTTCTGGTGCGCCGGGAGGGGCCCGGTGGAGTCTCTGGAGGACACTGCAGCCCGGGGGCTGGCTTTCCTGAGAGCCGGGCCCTCTCACAGAGGAAAGCAGCCCTCGCCTGCAGGTGGTTAAATTCTCTGCTTATGTGGTCTATTTCAGATCATTCCTGTAGAGAAATTAGTGAAAGGAAAATTCCAAgataattttgagtttattcagtGGTTTAAGAAATTCTTTGACGCAAACTATGATGGAAAGGAATACAACCCTCTGCTGGCGCGGCAGGGCCAGGACGTAGCGCCACCTCCTAACCCAGGTGATCAGATCTTCAACAAATCCAAGAAACTCATTGGCACAGCAGGTAACGTGCCCGAGCTGGGGGAGGGAATGTGGGGGGCCAGGCCGGCAGGGCTCTCCGCCAGGAGTGCCTCCTGGGCACCCCCCGGCCCGGCCCCCCAGCCTAGAGGAGACTGTTATCACGGAGTTCAGATGACGCCGCCTGCTTCCCACTCAGACCAGGGGGAGTCACAGTAGGGAGGAGAGGGCTCCCAAGATTGCAACAAAAGGAGAGCCACTGGCACCAGCCAAGGTGGCAGCTGGCAGTGGGAGGCCCAGGGCACTTCCTTCGGTAGCATCAGCTAACAAGTTTGTCTCTAGATGACGGGGCAGCACATGGCATGGTTCCTCCGCCCAGGTCCATCcaggcccagggcctggcaccagCACTATACATCCTCCCAGCCCCCGCCACTGAACGCTCAGGGATGGGCGTTTGCCACGCCTGGTCGCATCTTCCCCCATTCCAACGGCCTGTAGCCCTAAGTCCTCAAGAGATGAGTCTCTGGACACAAGGCTTTGTCTGGGTttcagaggagaaagggaagaagcacagagagagggagaggagtggcccCAGCCCGCATCTGAACCCGTCATAGCAGAGCCTCCTCTGTTTGCGCTGCTGCCCTGCCTGGGCCTGCCCCCACTCACCTGCTTGCTTGGCGTTAGAAGCAGTTAGCTGTCCAAGGAGCTGCCCCAGCTAGAGAACAAGGAGCCGCAGCATGCTTGCCCCCTGAGTCAGGCccggcagagggcacagagcccgTCCTGAGGCAGGgagcccaggaggggcaggggcaagTTTCTTCTGTGTCCTCCAGTCCTGAGACTCTGAGGTTCCCCATAGGGAGGGTGGCTTTGGGTTGGGGCTTCTATCGGGAAAGACCCAGCAAGAGCTAGATTTGAGACCCTGCACGGGCTGCTTTCCCTCAGGCTTCAGCTAGCTGTCAGTCAAGGACCTCCAACCCTCCCAGCCCCACATCCCAAATTCCCCGTCCCAGcgtctctcatctctctcgcaGGCcggctctcctcctccccactcctcacgCCGCCTTTAGTTCCCTGTAGTCCCTGCTCTAACAGGCTTGCCAAAAGGCTGCCCAGCTGCTGTGGTGTCATGTGTGGCCGTGGCTTGAGGCCTAGATGTAGATGCCCCACCCCCTGagtaggagaggaggggagggcaagAGTGCCTGCCTTTCTCAGGGGCCCGCCCCTGCACTTGTCACACCAGGCTGTCCCTGCCACCTGAGCTATGGGCTCACGTGGCCCATCTGAATTTCTCCCCTGAGCAGTTCCACAGAGGACATCCCCCACAGGCCCCAAAAATATGCAGACCTCTGGCCGACTAAGCAATGTGGCCCCACCCTGCATCCTCCGGAAGAATCCCCCATCAGCCCGGAATGGCGGCCATGAGACCGATGCCCAAATTCTTGAACTCAACCAGCAGGTGAGTGGAGTGGGCAAGGGAGCTGAGATGGCCCTGCTACAATAGCCAGGCCTTTGGCGTGTCAGGGCAGGGAAGGGAAGTCTGAGGCAGGGATCTCTGGT
The Saccopteryx bilineata isolate mSacBil1 chromosome 3, mSacBil1_pri_phased_curated, whole genome shotgun sequence DNA segment above includes these coding regions:
- the MAPRE3 gene encoding microtubule-associated protein RP/EB family member 3 isoform X1, with protein sequence MAVNVYSTSVTSENLSRHDMLAWVNDSLHLNYTKIEQLCSGAAYCQFMDMLFPGCVHLRKVKFQAKLEHEYIHNFKVLQAAFKKMGVDKIIPVEKLVKGKFQDNFEFIQWFKKFFDANYDGKEYNPLLARQGQDVAPPPNPGDQIFNKSKKLIGTAVPQRTSPTGPKNMQTSGRLSNVAPPCILRKNPPSARNGGHETDAQILELNQQLLDLKLTVDGLEKERDFYFSKLRDIELICQEHESENSPVISGIIGILYATEEGFAPPEDDEIEEHQQEDQDEY
- the MAPRE3 gene encoding microtubule-associated protein RP/EB family member 3 isoform X2, which codes for MAVNVYSTSVTSENLSRHDMLAWVNDSLHLNYTKIEQLCSGAAYCQFMDMLFPGCVHLRKVKFQAKLEHEYIHNFKVLQAAFKKMGVDKIIPVEKLVKGKFQDNFEFIQWFKKFFDANYDGKEYNPLLARQGQDVAPPPNPVPQRTSPTGPKNMQTSGRLSNVAPPCILRKNPPSARNGGHETDAQILELNQQLLDLKLTVDGLEKERDFYFSKLRDIELICQEHESENSPVISGIIGILYATEEGFAPPEDDEIEEHQQEDQDEY